ATACGATCGCTTTCCAGCCAGAAAGCTGTTTCAATATTAGTAGCAGGTAAAGTGATATAATAATTGGTTATATCATTGCTGGTGAATGCATTATTTTCGCCTCCTACTCTTTGCAGGGGCTCATCATAACTTGGTATATTAACTGATCCTCCAAACATGAGATGCTCAAAAAGATGGGCAAAACCAGTTTTCCCTTCTTCTTCATCCCTTGCGCCTACATCGTATAAGATATTTAATACAGCCATAGGTGTTGTATCATCTTCGTGTACCAGAACACGTAAGCCATTAGCTAGTGTAAAACGATTAAAATCTACCATAAATATATATATGCTGCCAAATATAGGAATAATGATTCAGGCTGAGGAGCCCGTTTAAATTTAGATAATGAAATTTAAACGTACCCCAAATGTGATAATTTCGTGAAATAAAAACAGAAGAACAAATGGTATATTTGTCGTATGAATACTGCCGAATTATTACAAAGGGCTCTGCAATTCGACTTTTTAACTAAAGAAGAGGGCGTGTTTTTGTACCACAATGCCGCTACAGCCGAACTGGCTTTTGTTGCAAATGAACTGAGAAAAAAACAAGTACCAAGCGGAAAGGTTACCTGGCAAATTGATAGAAATGTCAATACAACCAATGTTTGTATTGCCAATTGCAAATTTTGCAATTTTTTCAGAAGACCAGGACATGATGAAAGTTATATCACAGATATAGAAACATATAAGGTTAAGATTGAAGAAACTTTCCGCCTGGGAGGTGATCAGTTATTACTGCAGGGTGGTCATCATCCAGACCTGGGACTTGAGTTTTATGCTGACCTGTTCAGAAAATTAAAAGAACTTTATCCTGATCTTAAATTACATGCTTTAGGTCCTCCTGAAATCGCACATGTAGCTAAACTTGATAAACTTACTCATACAGAAGTTCTAAGTGCATTAAAAGCTGCAGGTATGGATTCTTTACCTGGAGCAGGTGCAGAAATTCTGAATGACAGGGTACGCAGACTGATTTCCAAAGGAAAATGTGGCGGACAGGAATGGCTGGATGTTATGCGTGCTGCACATCAGCTGGATATCACTACTTCAGCAACAATGATGTTTGGTCACGTTGAAACCATAGATGAACGTTTTGAGCATCTGGTATGGATCCGGGAAGTGCAAAGCGAAAAACCAGAACATGCAAAAGGATTTCTGGCCTTTATTCCGTGGCCATTTCAGGATGATGGTACCTTGTTGAAGCGTTTAAGAGGTATTACCAATGATGTTTCCGGAGATGAGTATATCAGAATGCTGGCATTGAGC
This portion of the Pedobacter lusitanus genome encodes:
- the mqnC gene encoding cyclic dehypoxanthinyl futalosine synthase is translated as MNTAELLQRALQFDFLTKEEGVFLYHNAATAELAFVANELRKKQVPSGKVTWQIDRNVNTTNVCIANCKFCNFFRRPGHDESYITDIETYKVKIEETFRLGGDQLLLQGGHHPDLGLEFYADLFRKLKELYPDLKLHALGPPEIAHVAKLDKLTHTEVLSALKAAGMDSLPGAGAEILNDRVRRLISKGKCGGQEWLDVMRAAHQLDITTSATMMFGHVETIDERFEHLVWIREVQSEKPEHAKGFLAFIPWPFQDDGTLLKRLRGITNDVSGDEYIRMLALSRIMLPNIKNIQASWLTVGKNVAQLCLHAGANDFGSIMIEENVVSAAGAPHRFTAKGIQDAIREAGFEPQLRGQQYNYRDLPEHLEEQVINY